GGGTCATCCAGATCGACGGTCAGCCGACGGTGACGACCAAGGTCGGCTTCCTGCCGCCACCGTATTTCGAGGCCACGACGCTCGAGGAATTCATGGACCTCGGCCACATCATGACGGCAGTGCCCGCCATCAACGCGATCCCCGCCGTCGTCGCCGCGGCGCCCGGCATCGCCACTTATGCCGACCTTCCGCTGACGCTCCCCCGCGGCTTCGCGAAGATCTAGTCCCCGGAAGCAGCCGTGGCCGGCACGGTCGTCCGTCGCCGGCCGGGCTTGGGGTAGGTCGCACCGAGTTGTGGCACCTCGACCGGACCCTGCTGACGGGCGGCCTCCATCGCGGAGCGCAGCGGACCTGCCAAGCCCGCGAACGATCCCATGTCGAACACCCGCGTCGTCAACAGCCGGTTGTGGACGTATCCGAACGAGCCGCCCACCTCCGGGTCTGCCCAGCCGAGCGTCCCGCCCAGACCCACGTGCCCGAACCCGCGCAACAGACCGGGCACCGGCGATTCGTGGTAGCCGAGGTGAAAAGGCATGGGCACCACCATGTTTGCGTCCGGCCACTTGATTCGCGCCTGCCCGGTCAGCCCCCGCGCCAACTCCTTGGACAGGTACTTCTTGCCGTCGACGCGGCCGTCGTTGGCCAGCACCGCATACATCTTGGCCAGACCGCGGCCGGTGACCACGCCGTTGGCCGCGGGAATCTCGCCGTCCAGGAACGGGGTGTCCCCCTGCATCAGGGACATGATCCCGGGAAAGTACATCGCGCCCAGCGCCCCGGAGTACCGCATGTTGGCCACCCTCGGGGCGACGAAGTTGAGTAGCGGGGTCCGCATAATTCTTTTCTGCGGCATCAGGATCTGCGCGGGTGTGGTCGGCGAGCCCTGGGGTGGGCGGCCAAGATGCAGGCCATCGGTGTTGAGCGGGCGCGCGACCTCCTGACGGATCAGCTCGCGCATACCTTTGCCCGTGACTGCCCGGGCCAGCCCGGACAGCAGCCAGCCGTACGTCAGCGCGTGGTAGGCCTGCACGCCCCGCAGGTGGTCGACGGGCGCGGCGGCCAGCCGCTCCTCCATGGCCAGGTGATCCATCAACTCTGTCTTGGTGACGCCGCGCAGGTGCGACAGACCGGCGCGGTGCCGAAGCACATCGCGAACCGTGATGTCGTCCTTACCGTTGGCCGCGAACTCCGGCCAGTACTCGGCGACCGGATCGTCGTAGGACAGCAAGCCCCGGTCGGCCAGCCGGTGAATCACCGTCGACGCGAGACCTTTGGTGGCCGAGAACACCATCGCGCCGGTATCGGCGGTCCAGGGCCGCGTGCCGGCGCGGTCCGACCACCCGGTCCACACGTCGACGACGGGAACGCCGCCGACGTAGACGGACAGGGCTCCCCCGCCGAACCGTCGCCCCGGGAACTGCTGGGCGAACTTCTTGACCACAGTCGCGAAATGCGGGTCCGCGGCCCCTGACATACCCGGGGGCAGGCCGTCGTCGGTGGTGAGCAGAGTCGACGGTGTCATGGTGCCCCCGAGCGTTGTGCGCATCGGGCAGCTACCGCCGCGGCGGCCCCTCCCCGATGAGGTGCGATTACAGATCGAAGCTATCAGTCGAGCAAAGACCCGAAAGTCACTTGGGCGGATCGTGCTCCGGGGGCTGCGCGGCATCGGCATCGGGCAAAGGCTCGGGGGGTGAATCCTTCAAAAACTTCCGCAGCCGCAACAGCTGATTGATCACGATGCCCAGCCCCAGCAGCATCAGCACCACGACTATCGCCACCACCGTTGCGGTGTTCATGGCATCCCCATGGATCTATTGTGATCCATCCCATGCCGGCCGGGCGGTCCGGTTGTTTGCCAGCTTTGCCGTGTTAGCACGTCCGGCATCGCTGGCCGCGCGGTGAGCGGACCCGAGTCGGGGGGTTTCGGAATCCCCCACCGGGGTAGCCGCACAGAGAACACCATCGAGTCAGTAGGGAGCGACAACGCATGAGCACCGAAGACAAGATCAAGAACAAAGTCGAGGATCTCGGCGGACAGGCGAAGGAAGCCATCGGTAAGGTCACGGGCGACGACGACACCAAGAACGAGGGCCGCGGAGATCAGGCCAAGTCCAGCCTGAAGGATGCCGGCGAAAAGGTGAAGGACGCCTTCAAGAAATAGATTTCAGCCTCGACCAGCAGGTTTACTGAAGACACCCGGTAGACCTGCTGGTCGTCTTTCTGCGGGCGCAGCGCGCACCAGCAACACGCCATGGCAGCGGAGGGTGGGCCGTGCCGAAAGACTCCCCTGCGCTCGATGAGCAGATTATGGTCGTTTCATGTCACTGCCGTTCGTCGACCCGCAGCGCCGCAGCACGGTGTTCACCCGCACCATGACAAAGTTCGCGCGCAGTGCGCCGGGAAAGTTTCTCGCACAGCACATTGCCGCGAACACCGATCCGTGGCTGATGCGGGTGTCCCGCGGCAACGTGTCCTGGGGGATGTTTGCTGTACCGTCGGCGACGTTGAAAATGACCGGCGCCAAAACCGGTCAGCCGCGTGAGGCCCAAATCTCCTACTTCCACGACGGCGGCGACGTGATCGCGGTCGCCTCCAACTTCGGCGGCAGCACGCACCCGAATTGGTATTACAACCTCAAAGCGCATCCCGAGTGTGAATTGGGTGGGGACAGCTTCGTGGCCACCGAGGTCACCGATCCCGTCGAGCACACGCGGCTTTACGAGCTCGCCGAATGTTCCTACCCCGGCTACGGCGATTACCGCGCCGCGACGGCGGCGGTCGGCCGCCGTATTCCGGTATTCCGGCTCGCTCCGCGGTAGCGATTGAGAAATCAGGCTTTGGGCAATCCTTACCGCCACCTGCATCGAATACCGATAAAGGGGAATCGGAACTACGCGGCGGGACAGGAAATGAATTTCTCGAAGTTGATCGATGGCCGGGTGCGCAGGCTCGCGGCGGCCGGCGGAATAGCCGCGCTGATGGCGACTGCGGTGCTGGTCAGCGGCGATGCCCCGCCGGCAAGCGCCGACTGTCCCGACGTCGAGGTGGTGTTTGCGCGCGGTACCAGCGAGCCGCCGGGTGTCGGCGGCATCGGTTCGGGTTTCGTCGATGCGCTGCGCGGGCAGCTCGGCAGCCGGAACCTCACGGTGTATCCGGTGAACTATCCGGCCAGCAGCGACTTCGGCAGCCCCGATTTCGCCGCTACGTTCATCGACGGGATTCGTGACGCCAGCTCGCACATCGAGTCGATGGCGGCGAACTGCCCCAAGACCCGGGAAGTGCTGGGCGGTTTCTCGCAGGGCGCGGCCGTGGCCGGTTTCGTCACTTCGTCGGCCGTGCCCAACGGCGTCCCGGCTGCTTCGGTGCCGTCGCCGATGCCACCTGACGTCGCCAAGCACATCGCCGCCGTCACCCTGTTCGGCACACCGTCGAATCAATTCCTCGAGCATTACGGCGCGCCGGCGATCGCCATCGGCCCGCTGTATCAGGGCAAGACGCTGCAACTGTGCGCTCCCGGCGATCCGATCTGCGGCAACGGCACCGACGCCGCGGCTCACGGTTCGTATGTCGTGAACGGCATGACGGGCCAAGCCGCGAGTTACGTCACCAGTCATCTGTAGCAACACCCCACCCGGTTGCCGCGCGGGCGATGGGCCTTGGAGAATCGCTGCGTGCGAGTTCTGATAACGGGCGGTACTGGATTTGTGGGCGGGTGGACTGCAAAAGCCATCGCCGACGCGGGGCACTCGGTTCGATTTCTGGTGCGCAATCCCGATCGGCTGCAGACCTCGGTCGCCCAGCTGGGCGTCGACGTGTCGGACTTCGCCGTGGGCGACATCATCGATCGCGTCTCGGTGCGGAAAGCGCTGCAGGAATGCGACGCCGTCGTGCACAGCGCCGCTCTGGTGGCCACCGATCCGCGGCAGACCAACGAGATGCTGACCACCAATATGCAGGGCGCACAAAACGTGCTCGGCCAGGCGGTTGAACTCGGTCTGGACCCGATCGTGCACGTGTCGAGCTTCACCGCGCTGTTTCATCCCGGCCTGGAGACGATGACAGCGGATCTTCCGGTGGTCGGCGGCGCCGACGGCTACGGAACATCCAAGGCCCAGGTCGACATCTACGCGCGCGGCCTGCAGGACGCCGGCGCACCGGTGAACATCACCTATCCGGGCATGGTGCTGGGGCCGCCGGTCGGCAAGCAATACGGCGAGGTCGGTGAGGGTGTCAAAGCGGCGTTGCAGATGCACGTGATCCCCGGGCGCAGCGGAGGCTGGCTGATCGTCGACGTCCGCGATCTGGCCGCGCTGCACGCCGCGCTGTTGGAGCCCGGCCGCGGGCCGCGCCGCTACACCGCCGGCGGACACCGGGTCCCACCGTCCGAACTCGCGGAGTTGCTCGGCCAAGCCGCCGACACCACGATGGTCGCCGTTCCGATTCCCGACACCGCGCTGCGGGTCGCGGGAGCGGTTCTGGATAGGGCGGGGCGGTTCCTCCCCTTCGATACACCGTTCACCGCGGCCGGGATGCAGTACTACACCCAGATCCCGGCATCCGATGATTCGCCCAGCGAGAAAGAGCTCGGCATCACCTATCGGGACCCGCGCGAAACCGTGGCCGACACGATCGACGCGTTGCGGCGCGCCGGCGGCTAGGGCCGGCCGCCCTCTCCAAGGCTGCGGACGAAGCCGCGCACGCCCGCGGCAACGAACGGCACGGGGGCGAGCGTGGCGATCAGGGCGCTCTTGGTCCCGACGAGGCGCGTGCTGCGCAGCCCGAGCACAAGGTCGGCGCTGTCGCTGATCAAGCCGAAGGCGGCCCAGCGCCGGAACTCGCCGTCGCTACCGCGCAACAACGCCGCACAGGCACCCGACCCGATGACGACGTCCCGAATTCCGGTCGTCTGCATCAGCAGCGTCTCGGTACCCGAGTCGGGCCGGAAGAACCGATCCGGCGCGAGCAGCATGGCGGCTCCGACTCCGACGCGGGCCGCCGCGACCAAAGCCAAGATCGACGACGTCCGGGAAGCTTCCTGTGCCACGGATCAACCCTAACCGTGGCGTTTGGCGCTGGGAGCGTTGCTAGACGCCGGGTTTGATCTCGAGGCCGACGTGCACCTTGTCGATGCCGCCGCGCACGATCGAGTGCGCGTAGAACCACGGGGCGTGGTACCAGTACCGCTTGAGCACGGCGTTGTAGACGCGCCGCGTCTCCGACTTCGGCAGGACGCGGGCAATGCCCTCGACTTCTTCACTTTTGGGTTTGCCCAACACGCCGCTCTTGCCGATCGTCACCCTGGGCGTGTTGTTGATCCGCTTGGTCTTCCACGACCCGTCGTCGGTGATGACCAGAAGCTTGTCGCCCTCGGGCACCCCCCAGATCGGCGTGGGCTTGGGACGGCCGTCCTTGGTGAAGGTGGTCAGCAGCAGGTACTTGGACTGGATCACGTCCTGAAAACTCGGGGCCACGCGCTTCCCTATCTGTGGATGGTTCCCTGGACAGTTCCCCGGTTAATGAGCTCTTAACCGTGTCTCGATCCACCGGGTCAATGCAGCCGGCGTTGCCAGTCGGCGGGGAGGCGCTCGGCGGGTCCTGGCACCGACTGGTCAAGCGGATGATGTCGCGGCGGGGCAAGCGCCGGGCCGTCGTAGAACTGTTGGTCCCGGTAGTCGTAGAACCAATCCTCGCCGGGTTCGAAACTGGCGATCAGCGGATGTTTGGCGGTTTCGGCGTGGGCAGTGGCGTGCTGGCCCGGCGATTGGTCACAACAGCCGATGTGACCGCATTGGGCGCACCGGCGCAGGTGAAACCACCAGCCCTGGTGTTGCGCGCACTCCACACAGCCGGCCCCGCTGGGCGCGACGGTGGTGTCGATGCCGGTCTGATCGCTCACCTGATCTCCGATCTACAAACGCGCGCTGGCGACCCCGCGCCGCTTTCGCCCCAGCAGCGCATCCATCGACCACGGCCCCGGCCCCACGATCAGCAAGAAGGCGACGCTCATCAGCTGCGCATACTCCGAGCGGATCTCGTGCAATACCGCCCATAGGCCAGTCTTAGGCGGAGCCGGCGGTAAAGGCAAGGGTGAGGTTCCGAGGTACATCGCGATCTTCGTCGACAGCATCGCCACCAACATTTCGACGATGAACGGCACCGTGATCAGCCGGGTGAAAAGGCCGGAGATCAACAGGATGCCGCCCACGATCTCGAGCAGCGCGACAAACGTCGCCATCGTCTCCGGGAAGGGAATGCCGATCAGGGCGAATCGTCCGCCACCCTGATTGTGGTAGACGAACTTGAGGATGCCCTCCCACAAGAACACGCCTCCGGCCATCAGACGGATCAGAATGATCGCCGCGGGCCCACCGGTCGGCGGATTGCTGAGCCACTTCCAAAGTCTGCCCGCCGATTGATCGGGCGCAGCGAGTAGGCGCGTTGGCGGTGGTTTCACAGCGTCGGGCAAGGTCATGACCGCTTCTTTCGCTAGGTACGAACACACGTCGCACCCAGATAGGGGCGCGGGTTACGGTCTGCGCGAAATGCCGCGGCCACGTTGGGCGCCGAGCGTGCGGCCAGCTTCACGTTGGGCGCCGAGCGTGCGGCCAGCTTCACGCTCGCCGCAACATCGAGGGCTCGATATTCGTTAGGTGCTTGCCGCTGCCGAAATCGATTGGCTCACCGTGTAACTGTCGATTCCCTCGGTTCCGAGCTCGCGACCGTAGCCGCTGTTCTTGACGCCGCCGAACGGTGCTGCCGGGTCCATGATGTAGCCCTCATTGACGCCGAAGGTGCCGGAGCGGACCCGGGCCGCGACGCCGTAGCCGCGCTCGACGTCGGCGGTGAACACCGACCCGGCCAGCCCGTACTCGGAATCGTTGGCGATCCGGATCGCCTCCTCCTCGTCACGGTAGGAAATGACCGTCAGCACCGGCCCGAAGATCTCCTCGCGCGCGATTCGCATGTCGTTGTTCGCGTCACTGAACAGCGTCGGTCGCACGTACCAACCGGCATCGAGTCCGTCGGGCATCTCGCTGCCGCCGGTAACCAGCCGCGCCCCTTCGCTTTTGCCCGACTCGATGTAACCGCGGACTCGCTCCTGCTGGCGCTGGGCGACCAGCGGACCGATCTGCGTGTCGGGATCAGCCGGGTCGCCGACGGTCATCGACGCCATTCCGGCGGCCAACGCGTCGACGAACTCGTCCTTGCGCTGCTCGGGCACCAGAATCCGGCTGAGCGCGTTGCAGACCTGCCCGCTGTTGGCCAGGCTGGCCATCTGAATTCCGGTGGCGACGGCTGCGGGGTCGGCGTCGTCGAGCACGACGGCTGCCGACTTGCCGCCCAGTTCCAGGCTCACCTGCTTCAGTCCCTCGGCACAGGCAAGTGCCACTTGCCGGCCGGCGGCCGTGGACCCGGTGAACGAAACCTTGTCGACGCCGGGATGCCGCACCAGCAGCTCGCCGACTTCACGACCGCCAGGCAACACGTTCAGCACACCCGGCGGAAAATCTGCTGCCGCAACCAATTCCGCGAGCAATTGCGCGTCAAGTACCGACTCGGGCGCGGGCTTGAGCACTACCGAGCAGCCGGCCAGCAGCGCCGGCACGATCTTGGTGACGGTGAGGAACTGCGGCATGTTCCACGGCACCACCGCGCCTACGACGCCCACTGGAAGTTTACGGATCCGGATGTTCTTGCCGTAGAGCCCCGGACGTTCCTGCTGCCATTCGTAGCCGGCGGCGAAGTTGCAAAATGCCGACATCATGGTCAGCGGCAGCCGAACCTGCGCCATCTTGGCGAACGTGATGGGAGCGCCGATTTCGGCCGAAATCAGTGCGGCCATATCGGCTCGCCGCTCCTTGTAGATGCCGGCGAGCCGAGTGATGGCCTCGATCCGCTCCGCCGGTTGCAGGCGGGGCCACGGTCCGCTGT
The DNA window shown above is from Mycobacterium sp. Aquia_216 and carries:
- a CDS encoding serine hydrolase domain-containing protein, coding for MTPSTLLTTDDGLPPGMSGAADPHFATVVKKFAQQFPGRRFGGGALSVYVGGVPVVDVWTGWSDRAGTRPWTADTGAMVFSATKGLASTVIHRLADRGLLSYDDPVAEYWPEFAANGKDDITVRDVLRHRAGLSHLRGVTKTELMDHLAMEERLAAAPVDHLRGVQAYHALTYGWLLSGLARAVTGKGMRELIRQEVARPLNTDGLHLGRPPQGSPTTPAQILMPQKRIMRTPLLNFVAPRVANMRYSGALGAMYFPGIMSLMQGDTPFLDGEIPAANGVVTGRGLAKMYAVLANDGRVDGKKYLSKELARGLTGQARIKWPDANMVVPMPFHLGYHESPVPGLLRGFGHVGLGGTLGWADPEVGGSFGYVHNRLLTTRVFDMGSFAGLAGPLRSAMEAARQQGPVEVPQLGATYPKPGRRRTTVPATAASGD
- a CDS encoding CsbD family protein, whose amino-acid sequence is MSTEDKIKNKVEDLGGQAKEAIGKVTGDDDTKNEGRGDQAKSSLKDAGEKVKDAFKK
- a CDS encoding nitroreductase family deazaflavin-dependent oxidoreductase, which translates into the protein MSLPFVDPQRRSTVFTRTMTKFARSAPGKFLAQHIAANTDPWLMRVSRGNVSWGMFAVPSATLKMTGAKTGQPREAQISYFHDGGDVIAVASNFGGSTHPNWYYNLKAHPECELGGDSFVATEVTDPVEHTRLYELAECSYPGYGDYRAATAAVGRRIPVFRLAPR
- a CDS encoding cutinase family protein, whose translation is MATAVLVSGDAPPASADCPDVEVVFARGTSEPPGVGGIGSGFVDALRGQLGSRNLTVYPVNYPASSDFGSPDFAATFIDGIRDASSHIESMAANCPKTREVLGGFSQGAAVAGFVTSSAVPNGVPAASVPSPMPPDVAKHIAAVTLFGTPSNQFLEHYGAPAIAIGPLYQGKTLQLCAPGDPICGNGTDAAAHGSYVVNGMTGQAASYVTSHL
- a CDS encoding SDR family NAD(P)-dependent oxidoreductase, producing MRVLITGGTGFVGGWTAKAIADAGHSVRFLVRNPDRLQTSVAQLGVDVSDFAVGDIIDRVSVRKALQECDAVVHSAALVATDPRQTNEMLTTNMQGAQNVLGQAVELGLDPIVHVSSFTALFHPGLETMTADLPVVGGADGYGTSKAQVDIYARGLQDAGAPVNITYPGMVLGPPVGKQYGEVGEGVKAALQMHVIPGRSGGWLIVDVRDLAALHAALLEPGRGPRRYTAGGHRVPPSELAELLGQAADTTMVAVPIPDTALRVAGAVLDRAGRFLPFDTPFTAAGMQYYTQIPASDDSPSEKELGITYRDPRETVADTIDALRRAGG
- a CDS encoding PPOX class F420-dependent oxidoreductase, encoding MAPSFQDVIQSKYLLLTTFTKDGRPKPTPIWGVPEGDKLLVITDDGSWKTKRINNTPRVTIGKSGVLGKPKSEEVEGIARVLPKSETRRVYNAVLKRYWYHAPWFYAHSIVRGGIDKVHVGLEIKPGV
- a CDS encoding UBP-type zinc finger domain-containing protein, with protein sequence MSDQTGIDTTVAPSGAGCVECAQHQGWWFHLRRCAQCGHIGCCDQSPGQHATAHAETAKHPLIASFEPGEDWFYDYRDQQFYDGPALAPPRHHPLDQSVPGPAERLPADWQRRLH
- a CDS encoding DoxX family protein — its product is MTLPDAVKPPPTRLLAAPDQSAGRLWKWLSNPPTGGPAAIILIRLMAGGVFLWEGILKFVYHNQGGGRFALIGIPFPETMATFVALLEIVGGILLISGLFTRLITVPFIVEMLVAMLSTKIAMYLGTSPLPLPPAPPKTGLWAVLHEIRSEYAQLMSVAFLLIVGPGPWSMDALLGRKRRGVASARL
- a CDS encoding aldehyde dehydrogenase — protein: MYDRDQLFIDGRWAAPASGGDSADAISVLSPHSEAVIGRAVCAGPADVDRAVGAARAAFDSGPWPRLQPAERIEAITRLAGIYKERRADMAALISAEIGAPITFAKMAQVRLPLTMMSAFCNFAAGYEWQQERPGLYGKNIRIRKLPVGVVGAVVPWNMPQFLTVTKIVPALLAGCSVVLKPAPESVLDAQLLAELVAAADFPPGVLNVLPGGREVGELLVRHPGVDKVSFTGSTAAGRQVALACAEGLKQVSLELGGKSAAVVLDDADPAAVATGIQMASLANSGQVCNALSRILVPEQRKDEFVDALAAGMASMTVGDPADPDTQIGPLVAQRQQERVRGYIESGKSEGARLVTGGSEMPDGLDAGWYVRPTLFSDANNDMRIAREEIFGPVLTVISYRDEEEAIRIANDSEYGLAGSVFTADVERGYGVAARVRSGTFGVNEGYIMDPAAPFGGVKNSGYGRELGTEGIDSYTVSQSISAAAST